One window of Lemur catta isolate mLemCat1 chromosome 3, mLemCat1.pri, whole genome shotgun sequence genomic DNA carries:
- the LOC123634621 gene encoding small proline-rich protein 2D-like encodes MSYQQQQQCKQPCQPPPVLIPKCPEPCPPPKCPEPCPPPKCPEPCPPPKCPEPCPPPPCPPVQCPPPPCQQKCPPKSK; translated from the coding sequence ATGTCTtaccaacagcagcagcagtgcaAGCAGCCCTGCCAGCCACCTCCTGTGCTCATACCTAAGTGCCCtgagccctgcccacctccaaagtgccctgagccctgcccacctccaaagtgccctgagccctgcccacctccaaaGTGCCCTGAGCCttgcccacctcctccctgcccacctgtacagtgcccacctcctccctgccagCAGAAGTGTCCGCCCAAGAGCAAGTAA